The Triticum aestivum cultivar Chinese Spring chromosome 3A, IWGSC CS RefSeq v2.1, whole genome shotgun sequence genome includes a region encoding these proteins:
- the LOC123059625 gene encoding uncharacterized protein yields the protein MPGISYDAHDQRARSPIAVSVIYNCFEHHGIQSTAVDLRLGHRMYLAREEHCWSRPPHLQLELRGPSYLDRWLAMRFVQERSGTSAQRLHAASFAGAAVRSRPSSPIRISPRR from the exons ATGCCTGGCATTAGTTACGACGCGCACGACCAGCGAGCTCGCAGCCCCATCGCCGTCTCGGTCATCTACAATTGCTTCGAGCACCACGGCATCCAGTCCACCGCGGTAGATCTTCGTCTCGGTCACCGGATGTATCTGGCACGCGAGGAACATTGCTGGAGTCGCCCCCCTCATCTGCAG CTCGAGCTCCGCGGTCCCTCCTATCTAGACCGTTGGCTTGCTATGCGATTTGTGCAGGAAAGGAGCGGCACGAGCGCGCAGCGGTTGCATGCAGCGTCATTTGCAGGCGCTGCCGTGCGCAG CCGCCCCTCGTCTCCCATCCGCATCTCACCCCGGCGCTGA